Part of the candidate division KSB1 bacterium genome is shown below.
CTCACCTTCTCAACCAATTTCTACGCCTTGAATCTAACCGTCTATCCTAGCTGTACACCGTGTACCCTCCCTCTCCCGTCTTCGGTACCAGTTCTATACCAAGACACTGAGAAGGGTGCTTCGCTCGGCGGCAGCCTGGAGCATCGGAATTCACAGCAATCCCCAGAATTCGCTTGCATTCCTCGCAATAATTTCCTAAATACACCCTTGCGGGGCAGGAACCATGGGCAAGCACGGCGTATAAGAACAAGAACCTTGGTCGTAGGACCCTTTTGTCACTGGCAGGCTCTTATCCCGCGCAGGCGACCAATGGAAGACGCCTACGAAAAGCTCGCACAACGTCTGGATGCGACACCCAACGGATTTCCGCGCACTGAGAGCGGAGTAGAACTGCGCCTATTGGCCAAGCTTTTCACCCCAGAAGAAGCCGCCCTGGCAGCGGAGTTGCGGCTCGAGCCACAGACTGCTGAGGAGCTGGCGCCACGCCTGGGGCGGGACCGCCAAGAGCTGCGGCAAATGCTGAAAGGCATGCTGAAAAAGGGACTGATCGATGCGGAACCTGGCAGGGGCGGATTTGCCTATAAGCTTATGCCGTTTGTGGTAGGGATTTACGAGCACCAGAACGCGCAGATCGACGAGGAGTTTGCGCGCCTGTTCGAGGAGTACTATCGCCAGGCCTTTCACCGCGTCATGACCATGGCGCCCTCGGTCCATCGCGTGATTCCAGTGGAGGAAGCCATACCCTGGCAGGTTGAGGTCCTGCCGTACGAGAGGGCCAGCCACTACATTGAGCAGGCGCGGGCATGGGGTGTGCTAAACTGCATTTGCCGCGTGCAAAAGCGGCTGATCGGCCAGGGCTGCCGGCATTCGGTGGAGAATTGCCTTGTGCTCTCGCCAAGGCCTGGGGCATTCGACCACGCTGACACAATCCGCGCCTTGAGCAAGGAGGAAGCATTAGCCATCTTGGCCGCTGCCGAACAAGAAGGGCTCGTCCATTCCACGTCCAACATCCAGGAAGGGGTCACCTACATTTGCAACTGCTGCATCTGTTCTTGCGGGGTGATGCGAGGCGTGGCAGAGTTCGGTGCTCTCAGCGCAGTCGCCCCTTCCTCTTTGCAAGCGGACGTCGATGCTTCCCTATGCACCGCGTGTGGCACCTGTGCCACACGCTGCCAGTTTGGGGCTATCGTTCTGCAGGACGCATGCGCTGAGGTGGATGTGCGGCATTGCTTTGGTTGCGGTCTGTGCGTCAGCGCCTGCCCTTCAGGTGCCATGCAGTTGGTAGCGCGCTCTCGGAAGGAACACCAGCCCCCTCCGCGTACCGAACAAGACTGGCGACGTCTGCGCACGCTTGCGCGCAGCAAAGCGGATGGTTCAGACGCCTCTCAATAGCAAGAGTCTACGGACGAGGGACCCCACGTTCCCAAGGCAGGACCGATGAAGCATTCTACAGGCGGATAGGCTGAAGCGTCCTCGCGCCGGCCCTAAGTGCCCATTCTCGGCCAATGAAGTACCGTGCCTCGGGGCCCGCTCGTCCTTTGCAGCTCTCTGCACCCCGAAGAGGCCTCGCCCCCCTTTGCCTTAGGACCCCAGGGCGCGCCTCTTAGCGCCCGCGCACATCGCCCTTGCCTTTCTCCTCTGCGTGGTGCTTAATGGTGTGCGCTTCGTAGATGAAGATAACCTCCTCAGCGATATTGGTTGACAAGTCGGCGATGCGCTCGAGATTCTTGCTAATGATGATCAAATGTAGCGCCCGCGAGATCGTGCGAGGGTCTTCCGCCATGTAGGTAAGAAGCTCGCGAAACACTTGGTCATCGAGCTTGTCCACCTCGTCGTCTCGCACGCACACTGTCCTTGCCCTTGCCACATCACCGGTCACAAAGCTGTGGATGCTGTCTTTCACCATCTGCTGCGCAAGCACCGCCATGCGTGGGATGTCGATGAGCGGCTTCAGCTGTTCCTGTTCGCACAAGGCCAAGGAGCGCTCGGCAATGTTCACCGCGTGGTCACCCATGCGCTCCAAGTCATTGTTGATCTTAATGGCAGAGGTGATGAAGCGCAGGTCAACCGCCATGGGCTGGTGGAGGGCAAGAAGTTTCAGGCACTGGTCTTCAATAGCGAGTTCCAGGTCATTGATGGCCTCATCTCCGGCGATGACCGCCTCAGCCATTGCCTTTTCCCGTTCAATCAGCGACTCGACCGCCTTGTTGATGGCCCCTTCCACCATGGAAGCCATCTGGGTGAGGGTGGCTCTGAGCTCCTGGAGCTGCTCATGAAAGTGACGTTCCATGGAATTTTACCTCGATTGTTAGCCAGCCGCTCTCATCCGAAGCGACCGGTGACATAGTCCTCGGTTCTTTTTTCCCGAGGCCGCGTAAAAATCTGATCTGTCTCCCCGAATTCCACCAGCTCCCCCAGGTAAAAGAAGCCTGTATAGTCCGAGACGCGCGCTGCCTGTTGCATGTTATGGGTGACAATGACGATAGTATAGCGCTCCTTTAACTGAAAGATGAGCTCCTCAATCTTCTGCGTAGCAATGGGGTCCAGGGCCGATGCCGGCTCATCCATCAGAATGATCTCCGGGCGCACCGCCAGGGCACGCGCGATGCACAGCCGCTGCTGCTGCCCTCCGCTCAGGTCCATGGCCGATTTGTTGAGACGGTCCTTGACCTCATCCCACAAGGCCGCATCTTTGAGGCTTTGCTCCACGCGCTCGGCCAACACCGCCGGGTCACGCATACCGTGAATCCGCAGACCATAGGCAACATTGTCGAAAATGGATTTGGGAAATGGATTCGACTTCTGAAAGACCATCCCCACCTTCCGTCGCAGTTCCACCACGTCCAGGCGCCGGTCATAAATGTCAACACCGTCAATGTAGATGTTGCCCTCCACGCGCGTCCCAGGGATTATGTCGTTCATCCGGTTAAGCGAACGCAGGAAGGTGGACTTGCCGCACCCCGACGGCCCGATCAGAGCAGTCACCTTGCGTTCCTCAATATCCATGGTAATGCCGGAGAGGGCCTTTACGCGCCCGTAGTAAAAACTAAAGTTCTTCGTCTGGATTTTGATGATTCCCATCTCGGCGTCCTGTTCAAACCGATGCTAAGCGCGGCGAAACCTTCTTCGCAGGCGATAGCGAATAACGACTGCTCCCAAGTTGAGGAGGAAAATCAGCATGACCAGCACCAGCGCCGTGCCATACGCCATGGGCCGCACCTTCGCAATCTCGTGGTGCTGCGTGGACATGATAAACAGGTGGTATGGGAGCGCCATGAACTGCGTGGTGAGCACCTTGGGGAAGGGGGCCAAGAACGGCCAGAAAAAGGCGGCCCCGGTAAAAAGGATGGGCGCCGTCTCTCCGGCGGCCCGCGCCAAGCCAAGAATGGTGCCGGTGAGCATCCCGGGCACTGCATACGGGAGGACGTTGGTCCGAATCGTCTGCCACTTCGTCGCCCCCAAAGCCAACGCCCCTTCGCGGTAGGAAAAGGGCACCGTCTTGAGCGCCTCCTCACTGGCGGTAATAGTCCAAGGCAGCGTCAAAAGCCCTAACGTCAAACCCGCCGAGAGGACCGATAACCCAATGCCCAGGGTGAGCACGAAAAGCCCCATCCCGAAGAGCCCATAGACAATGGAGGGCACGCCCGACAAGTTGCGGATAGCGACTCTGATAAGTCGGACGAACCGCCCTTGCTTGGCATACTCGTTCAGATAGATCGCCGCACACATCCCAAGCGGCACCGACACCGTCACGGTCACGATGCTCACCCAGAAGGTACCGACGATGGCCGGCCATATCCCGCCAGCGGTCATCCCTTTTGCCGGTTTTTGCGTTATGAACTCCCACGTGACCGCTTTGCCGCCCTTGGCCACAACATCATACAGGATGAACACCAAGACGGCGAGGACAATCAGCGCAGCCATCCCGAGCAGTCCAAAGCCGATGGCTTCGGTAACTTTTCGCCACCACTTTCTCATCGACGTACCCTCTGGTAGCGCTCAAGTACAATGTCGGAGACAACGTTAACGGCGAAGGTCATGCAAAAAAGCACCAGCCCAATGACGAAGAGCGATTGGTAATGCAAACTGCCCTGCACTGTCTCACCCATCTCGATAGCGATGGTCGCGGTCATGGTGCGCACCGGGTCAAGAAAAGTCTTGGGAACGGCTGCTGCGTTTCCAGTTGCCATGAGTACGGTCATCGTCTCACCGATTGCTCGTCCCATGCCCAACATCACGGCAGCAACAATGCCTGAGGAAGCCGAGGGGAGCGTCACATGGATCAGTGTCTGCCATTTAGTGGCTCCGAGGGCAAGAGAAGCACTCTTGAATTCTTGGGGCACCGAGACAATAGCGTCTTCGCATATACTCACGATAGTGGGCAATGCCATTACCGCCAAGAGCAGTATCCCGTTCAGTGCACATAGGCCGCTTGGAATGCCGAACACCCGCGCGATGGTTGGGCCGACCAGAACCACTCCCAGAAAACCCACTACCACCGAAGGGATGCTGGCAAGAATTTCCACCGCTGGCTTGAGTACCTCGCGCACCGCGGGCGGCGCCACATCGGCAAGAAAAGCAGCACAACCAACGCCTATCGGTACTGCGATGATCAAAGCGCCCACGCTCACCATGAGCGTGCTGAGAATCATGGCCCACAAGCCATAGGAAGCCCGCTCTGGCGAGGTTGGGTCCCACTGCAGCCGAAGCAGAAACTCGCTAATCCCAATGCTCTTCAGTGCTGGCAGGCTTTCGGTGAACAGGAGGGAAAAAATACCCAACAAGACCACGATGGCCAATACGCCGTTCGCGGCGAAGAACAAGTGAAGGCTCTTTTCCTTGACATCTCGCCAAGAAAAAACACGTCCACGCAGGTTAGTATTTACTGGTACCGCCAAGACACCTCCCAGCTGCTTGGACCTCCTTCGCCTTGCGATGCGACCTGCGGCGGCTATTCACTTTGTCGAAATGTAGCTCTTTCATGTTACAACCATGTTACGAAAGGGCGCTTCAGACGAAAATCTTCGCCCGAAGCGCCCTTCCTACTGGAGGAGTGACCTAACGTCGTGCGCTTTAGAAACCGAGCTTCTTGTTCGCCTCCAGGTACTTGCCGGATACGGGATAGAAGCCCATCTCCTGCACCACCTTTTGACCCTCAGGGCTCAGTTCAAACGTTATGAAGCTCTTGACTGCGCCCTTGGGTTTCCCGTTGGTGTACTGGTACAGGGCACGTGCAATAGGGTACCGGCCAGAAGCGATGTTCTCCATCGCCAAAGGCGACACCCCAGGCGATTTCACATCCCTAGAAATCTCGAGTACCTTAATCCCAGGAACGAGTTGTCCGTTCTCGTCGCGCACGTACCCAACTCCCACATAACCAACCCCACCCTTGTCGGTCTTTAACGCCTCGATGATCTGTGCGTTGCCGTTCATCTGCTTCATTCGAGGCGAATAGTTCTTGTTGCCCAACACAAACTCCTGGAAGAAGACATAAGTGCCGGAGTTTGGCTGTCTTCCGTACAAGGAAATGGGCATGTTCGGTCCACCCACCTCGCTCCAGTTGGTGACTTCACCACGAAAGATCGCACCCACCTGGTCCTTCGTGAGTTTGTTCACCGGGTTGCTTGCGTTGACCGCGATAGAAAGCGCATCTATCGCGATAGCGATCTCTACCGGAATGACGCCATTCTCCTTCGCCTGGGCGTACTCTTTTTCCCTCATCTCCCGGGAAGCGTTAGCAATGTGCACGCGGTTGGCGATCAGCGCGGCAATACCCACCCCCGAACCGCCTCCCGACACTGCGCAGCCCACCTGCGGGTTTTTCTCCATGTAGACCTCAGCCAGGCGCTGCACCAGATTCACCATGGTATCCGAGCCTCTGATCTGCAACAACTCTTGCCCGAAGAGCAGAGCGGGAATGAGTAGGCCCGCTGCTAGCACTGCAATCGCTCTCCTCATTGCTGCACCTCCTTCCTTTCGTTGATGATATCACTCGACCACAATCTTGCCGGAGTTATAGTTGTACGAGAGGGTGAGACGCACGGTGAGATCGTCCTTAACGCCCTCTTTGCTGTACTTCTTGATCAGCACGTTTGGCATCACGTGCACACCAGCGACCGGGATGTAATCCAGCCCGGCGATGAGCAGCTGCTCCTCGTCTTGTTCACCTCCAAGAAGTGTCCCATTGGTGAACTTTGTATAGATGGTCGAACTGGTGTTCGGGTCATAGTAGTCGTAGCGGGCAAAGGCCTTAAGTCTGGGCAACGGGGTGATGGCGTAACCAAAAACGGAGTATCCAAAGCGCTGCACATCTGCCTTGGTCGAGCTCTTGATTGCCCCTTGCTCCACCACGACCTCTTTGATGCCAGACCCAGAGTTTGTCCTCTGGAAGACTTCCGCGCCAAGCGAGAATCGCGGGTGGTCGTAGCCCACGAAGGCCTTCAGCGTGTGGTAGCTATCGGCCAGGCGGTAATCCTTCGCCGAGCTGAGCTGGACCGCCGTCTGCGGGTCCCGGGCAGAAAGGTTTTCATAGTCCGCATAGCCCTCGATGATCATGCCACGCACGGGTGTAAACCACAGGGCATAGCCGACCTTCTTGAAACGGTCGACCTCCGCGGAGCCATACCCGGAACCGTTGTATATACCCAGCCAGTGGTGCACCCTCGTGCCCAGTAGGTCACCCTTGAGCGCCACACCCATGTCCGCCGAAGAGGAGATCTTGTTGAGGTCCATGATGGTCTTCTCTATCGAGCGGTAGGCCCACAGCTCCTCGCTGTTCTTGAAGGCGTTCGTCTCGATCATACCGACGAACAAATCGTGCCTGGGAATGAGCCCAGTCCACTGAAGGAAGGCATGCTTGACGAAGGGGTTAATCTTCTTTTCGGTGCCAAACTTCTCACTCTCCGACTCCAGCCGAAAACGAACCTTGATGGCATCGGTGATGTTGTTCTCGAAGGTAAAATAGATCCGCCGGAAGGCGAACGCGTTGCGATCCTTTTCCGCCGAGAAGTGGTTCTTTAGGTTGTAGTAGTAATCACCGAAGATCACGCCGTCGATTTTGGAAGTAGTCTGGGCGGTCACTGCCGCAGCCATCAGCAGACTCGCTAGCCAGAATGGAAGCGTTCTGAGTCTCATTGTCCTTCCTCCTAAAGTTTCGTTGCCATGAAAAGCTTTCTCTTCGACGTTCCAGCGCAAAGTCACCCTGTCGCCATGCTTTGCCCTCCTTTGCTTCACGCCACCAAGCGCTTGACCCATCTGAGGTGGCCGTGTCCAACGCGCCTCTTTCCATTTACGCGTGGCAAATATAGCAACGGGATGTTACGCGCAGATTACGCGCAGGTTGAGGGAGTGTTAAATCGACACAATCGGCAGGTGTTTTTCTGGGTGGATTTGCGGTCCTCCAGGCGGCGCCTAGGCGGCCCGAAGCATGAACCAAAAGCGGCTCCCTCTGCCTAGCTCGCTTTCCACCTGGACTCTGCTGCCATGCTTTTCGACGATATGCTTGACGATAGCGAGGCCGAGTCCAGTACCGCCCATGGCTCGCGAGCGTGACTTGTCCACGCGGTAGAAGCGCTCGAAGATGCGCAGATGGTGCCTTGGGTCAATACCCACACCCGTATCTACCACCTCCACCAGCACTTCCCCGGGTGGCGCCCCCTTAGCGCTGACAGTCACGGAGCCCCCCGCCCCCGTGTACTTGATCGCATTGTCCACAAGGTTGGAGAGGACGATGTGCATGGCATCCGGGTCCATCAGGGCCTTCAAGCGGCGATCCGCCTTGACCTTCAGCTCTATGCCTTTCTCGGTTGCCCTCTCGGCAAACTCTTCGGCTATACCCCGAAGGAGCCTATGCACAGGATAGGGCACAAGCGTGGGGGTTACCTTTTCTTCGCTCTCTGCAAGGGTGAGGAGGTCGGAGGTGAGGAACTCTAACCTCTGGGCTTGCTCACGGATTCGGCGCAGGTAGCGCACTCTCTGTTCCGCCGACATCCTCTCCCAGTCGGCCAGAAGTGTTTCTGTGTAGCCAACGATAGCCGTGAGGGGCGTCTTGAGTTCATGCGAGGCATTGGCGACAAAGTCTCGCCTTATTTCCTCCAGATGCTTCAACTCGGTGATATCGCGCAACTCGACCAGAGCGTGGCACACATTTTCCGCCCCAGCACCTATGGCACTGGCACGGTAGGCAATCCAACGTCGACGCTCTCCGCTGAATACGGCCAGTTCACCTTCGACAGTGCCTCCATTGGCCAGAACATGGCTCACCGCACCCAGAATATCTGCCGAGCGGACCAGCTCCACGAGGTTCCGCCCTGCGACTGGCACCTCGTCCTCTTCCAGAAGGCGAAATACTGCCCGATTGGCGTGCAACACCCGCCTGTGTTCATCCACCAAAAGTGCCCCACAAGCAAGGTGCTCCAGAACTTGCAGAAGTCGAGCCTCGGTTGCCTGTCCTGCGCTCGTGCGCTCCTGGAACCGGGAAAAAACGTTCTGGACTGAAAGTGCCAATTCGCCCAGCTCGCCACGCCATTGCACCGGAAAGTTGGCTCGATCTTCGCCGGTCTCCAATTGCCGACAAGCCTCTATGATCTTTCTCAGCGGGCGAGTTATCGCACCACTCAGCAGAACGGCGAGGGCACCGACCAGCACCACACCCAACAAGGTGCCCCCAATGAGGATGAAAAGAACGTCGTGGAGGCTCTGTTCCAAATGTTCTGCATAGTAGGCCAACCGGACGAAGCGAACCGGGAGAGCGTGGTTGTCCACTCGGGCCGCAGAATAGTACAAGCGGCGCCCAAGCGTAGCGCTGGGGCGAAGGCATAAACCCATGCCCTCGCGCCCTGCCTGCTGTACCTCGGGCCGGTCACCGTGATTTGCCATGTGGGGAACCCCTTCGGGCCCCACATCCGAATCGGTCAGCACCCGGCCGTCGTCCGCGATCAGTGTCACCCGCGCCTGCGTGATCTCCCGAAGCCGGTAGGTGAGGGCCCAGAGCTCGCTCTCTTCTTCGGCACCCCGCATGGCCTCCCGTTCCACAAGAATCTGCGCCAACCGGGTATTACCCCGCAGTTCCCTGAGGGCCTGTGTGGTCAAGTAGCCCCTCACCGTGCGGTACAGAATGACGTCGAAGAACAGAAAACCTGCAGCGGCGATCACGATCGCGGCAATAGCAAATCTCCCCCGCAGTGAGCTTTTCACGATAATGCTACTCCTCCACGTTTGCCCGGTAACCAAAGCCCTTTACGGTCTGGACTAGTTCCGCGCCAGGGCCCAGCTTCTGCCGCAGGCGTCTGATGTGCACATCCACGGTGCGCTGGCCGCCGTAGTAGTCGTACCCCCAGACCTGGTCCAAGAGCTGCTGCCGCGACAACACCCGCCCCTTGGCCAAGATGAGGGAGCGCAACAGCAAGAATTCCTTGGCAGTGAGGGCCACCTCCTTGCCGGCAACGGTCACACGATGGCGGGAAAAATTCACCTGGAGCTGCCCCCAGCTGAACACCTCATCGGTCCCTTGACGCAGGCGACGGAGGAGGGCTTTCACGCGCGCCACCACCTCGCGCGGTCGAAATGGCTTGGTGATGTAGTCGTCCGCGCCCTGCTCCAGGCCGTGGAGAATATCCGCCTCCTCCGAGCGAGCCGTGATCATGATAATGGGCAGCGTGGCTGTCTCCTCGTTCCGGCGGAGCGCGCGGGCCACCTCCAGGCCGCTTCTCCCGGGCAGCATAAGGTCCAAGAGTACCAAGTCCGGTGGCCGCTCTTCAATAGCGGCCAGGCCATCATCGCCATCACTAAACACTGCGACCTCAAAGCCCT
Proteins encoded:
- the phoU gene encoding phosphate signaling complex protein PhoU yields the protein MERHFHEQLQELRATLTQMASMVEGAINKAVESLIEREKAMAEAVIAGDEAINDLELAIEDQCLKLLALHQPMAVDLRFITSAIKINNDLERMGDHAVNIAERSLALCEQEQLKPLIDIPRMAVLAQQMVKDSIHSFVTGDVARARTVCVRDDEVDKLDDQVFRELLTYMAEDPRTISRALHLIIISKNLERIADLSTNIAEEVIFIYEAHTIKHHAEEKGKGDVRGR
- the pstB gene encoding phosphate ABC transporter ATP-binding protein PstB; the encoded protein is MGIIKIQTKNFSFYYGRVKALSGITMDIEERKVTALIGPSGCGKSTFLRSLNRMNDIIPGTRVEGNIYIDGVDIYDRRLDVVELRRKVGMVFQKSNPFPKSIFDNVAYGLRIHGMRDPAVLAERVEQSLKDAALWDEVKDRLNKSAMDLSGGQQQRLCIARALAVRPEIILMDEPASALDPIATQKIEELIFQLKERYTIVIVTHNMQQAARVSDYTGFFYLGELVEFGETDQIFTRPREKRTEDYVTGRFG
- the pstA gene encoding phosphate ABC transporter permease PstA; its protein translation is MRKWWRKVTEAIGFGLLGMAALIVLAVLVFILYDVVAKGGKAVTWEFITQKPAKGMTAGGIWPAIVGTFWVSIVTVTVSVPLGMCAAIYLNEYAKQGRFVRLIRVAIRNLSGVPSIVYGLFGMGLFVLTLGIGLSVLSAGLTLGLLTLPWTITASEEALKTVPFSYREGALALGATKWQTIRTNVLPYAVPGMLTGTILGLARAAGETAPILFTGAAFFWPFLAPFPKVLTTQFMALPYHLFIMSTQHHEIAKVRPMAYGTALVLVMLIFLLNLGAVVIRYRLRRRFRRA
- the pstC gene encoding phosphate ABC transporter permease subunit PstC, giving the protein MAVPVNTNLRGRVFSWRDVKEKSLHLFFAANGVLAIVVLLGIFSLLFTESLPALKSIGISEFLLRLQWDPTSPERASYGLWAMILSTLMVSVGALIIAVPIGVGCAAFLADVAPPAVREVLKPAVEILASIPSVVVGFLGVVLVGPTIARVFGIPSGLCALNGILLLAVMALPTIVSICEDAIVSVPQEFKSASLALGATKWQTLIHVTLPSASSGIVAAVMLGMGRAIGETMTVLMATGNAAAVPKTFLDPVRTMTATIAIEMGETVQGSLHYQSLFVIGLVLFCMTFAVNVVSDIVLERYQRVRR
- a CDS encoding phosphate ABC transporter substrate-binding protein, producing MRRAIAVLAAGLLIPALLFGQELLQIRGSDTMVNLVQRLAEVYMEKNPQVGCAVSGGGSGVGIAALIANRVHIANASREMREKEYAQAKENGVIPVEIAIAIDALSIAVNASNPVNKLTKDQVGAIFRGEVTNWSEVGGPNMPISLYGRQPNSGTYVFFQEFVLGNKNYSPRMKQMNGNAQIIEALKTDKGGVGYVGVGYVRDENGQLVPGIKVLEISRDVKSPGVSPLAMENIASGRYPIARALYQYTNGKPKGAVKSFITFELSPEGQKVVQEMGFYPVSGKYLEANKKLGF
- a CDS encoding ATP-binding protein, with product MKSSLRGRFAIAAIVIAAAGFLFFDVILYRTVRGYLTTQALRELRGNTRLAQILVEREAMRGAEEESELWALTYRLREITQARVTLIADDGRVLTDSDVGPEGVPHMANHGDRPEVQQAGREGMGLCLRPSATLGRRLYYSAARVDNHALPVRFVRLAYYAEHLEQSLHDVLFILIGGTLLGVVLVGALAVLLSGAITRPLRKIIEACRQLETGEDRANFPVQWRGELGELALSVQNVFSRFQERTSAGQATEARLLQVLEHLACGALLVDEHRRVLHANRAVFRLLEEDEVPVAGRNLVELVRSADILGAVSHVLANGGTVEGELAVFSGERRRWIAYRASAIGAGAENVCHALVELRDITELKHLEEIRRDFVANASHELKTPLTAIVGYTETLLADWERMSAEQRVRYLRRIREQAQRLEFLTSDLLTLAESEEKVTPTLVPYPVHRLLRGIAEEFAERATEKGIELKVKADRRLKALMDPDAMHIVLSNLVDNAIKYTGAGGSVTVSAKGAPPGEVLVEVVDTGVGIDPRHHLRIFERFYRVDKSRSRAMGGTGLGLAIVKHIVEKHGSRVQVESELGRGSRFWFMLRAA
- a CDS encoding response regulator, yielding MDGTIYIVEDDPDAAEILRHNLVQEGFEVAVFSDGDDGLAAIEERPPDLVLLDLMLPGRSGLEVARALRRNEETATLPIIMITARSEEADILHGLEQGADDYITKPFRPREVVARVKALLRRLRQGTDEVFSWGQLQVNFSRHRVTVAGKEVALTAKEFLLLRSLILAKGRVLSRQQLLDQVWGYDYYGGQRTVDVHIRRLRQKLGPGAELVQTVKGFGYRANVEE